GACGACGACCATCGCGAGCAGCGCGACGAGCTGGCCCTTGTCCGGCTTGCGGGCCACGAGTCTGCGGCGCCCGTCGGGCGACATCTCGGCGGTGACCGCGGAGGGCGGGCGCTGGGCGTCGACCCCGCCGACGCCCAGCGGCACGAAGAACCAGAACGCCGCGTACAGCAGCGCGCCGAGCCCGTCCGCCATGAACAGGCCGGCGAAGATCAGCCGCACCCAGATCACGGGCAGCCCGAGATGACCGGCGAGGCCGCGTGCGACACCGCCGAGCCAACGGCCGTCACCGCTGCGATAGAGCTTTCGCAGCGGCCGCTCGTCTTCGATGGATACTGCTGCGGCTTCCGGCATGTCTCCGATATTCACACGCGTACGCGGGCGCGGGCATCAGGGTCGACCCCCGAGACGTCCCTGATCTCCGACCCGGACGGCGGGGCGAGGACGCTGGGCCAGGGCCGTGTCAGGGACGATCTCAGGGTTCGGCCAGGGTTGTCCCGACTGCCGCGGCGGCCTCCGGCCCGTCACCATGGACACATGACAGACGAGCAGCCCGCCGGGACGGGCCCGCAGGCCGCGCCGCGCGATCCACATTCCGCCACGGCGCAGGAGCCGGGCGGGCCGATGGTCGTGCGGACCTTCCGCCGCGACCGTCGGCACAAGAAGCTGGGCGGCGTGTGCGCGGGGCTCGGTCAGCACTGCGACATGGATCCGGTGATCTTCCGGATCGGGCTCGCGCTCCTCTCTGTCACCAGTGGCCTCGGCCTTGTCTTCTATGGCTTCGCGTGGCTCTTCGTTCCGTTCGAGGACGAGGAGGAGAACGAGGCGCGCAGGCTCCTCTCCGGCCGAGTGGACGGCCAGGCGCTGACGGCCGTGCTTTTCGCGCTCGTCGGCTGCGGTGTCTTCCTCTCCCTGCTGAACAACGGCGGTGCGCTGGCCTTCGCGGCCGTCCTCGCGCTGCTCCTCGCGGGCGCCGGGTACTGGTCGCAGCAGCGCGGCACGACCGACCCCGACCCGGTGGCTGCACAGGCCGTGGCGGACGCCCCGCCCGAGGCGAAGGCGCCGCCGGTGGCCGGCGCCCCTTCGTGGTGGCGGGACCCGATCGTCAAGGACGGCACGCACGACGGGATCTCGGGCTATTTCTGGGGGCCCGAGGGAGTAGCCGTCGAGTATCAGCCCGATCCGCCGCACGGGCGGCCCCGGCCGCGTGCCCCCGAGGCGGCTCCCCGGCCCAAGCCGCAGGGTCCGCGGTGGATCGGCGGTTCCGTCTTCCTGGGAGCGGTGCTCGCCGGCGCTCTGGGCATCGTCCTCACGTGGGAGGAGCAGTCGCTCGGCACCAGCCTGCAGACCGGCCTCGCGCTCGCGCTCGGTGTGTTCGGCATCGGCATCGCCCTCAGTGCCTTCCTCGGGCGCACGGGTGTGGGATCGATCGTGTTCGCGGTGATCACGGCAGCGCTGCTCGCCGGTGCGGCCGCACTGCCCAAGGACATCAGCACCAGCTGGTCGGAGACGCAGTGGAAGCCGACAGCGGTGGAGCAGGTCCAGCCCAGGTATGAGATGGGGACGGGCGTCGGCACACTCGATCTGACCCGTGCCGACCCCGGCAAGGGGCAGACCCTGAGCACCGGTGCCGAGGTGGGAGCGGGGCAGCTGAAGGTGATCGTTCCGAACGAAAGCACGGTGAAGCTGCACATCGAAGTGGGCGTCGGCGACATCCAGTTGCCGGACGACCACAAGGGAGACGTGGACATCGCTCCGGGCAAGGAGGAGTCGGTGACGCTGGACCCGGTCGCGGGCAGCAAGGACGGCGGCATGCTCGAACTGCACGTCGAAGTGGGCATCGGACAGGTGGAGGTGGCCCGTGCTACGTCATGAGTTCCATCCCGGCAAGCTGGTCCTGGGCCTGTTCCTGCTGATAGCGGCCATCGCCTACGCGGGCGACGCGGGCGGCATCTGGGACACGCCATGGTTCGTGGCCTTCCCGCTCCTGCTGGCGGGTCTGCTGCTCGGGGGCGCGGCGGCAGCGGTGTCCCACGGCATACGCGGCCGGCCCGCCGCCCGCGCGGCGGGCCGCTCGGCCGATGACTCCACGGACGCCTAGCCACCGCCCCAGCAGGGCTCACCGGGCCCGGTCGGCAGTCAGAGGTAAGGGGCCAGAGGTCAGAGAGCTGCGGCCAGCAGTCGGCAGTCGGCAGTCGGCGGTCAGCCGAGTCCGGACGTGTGCCTGCGCCGGGTCGCGATCATGGCGTCGACCGAGAGGATGGACGCCCCCGCGAGGATCAGCGGGAGCCAGGCCATCAGGTAGGCCAGGTCGTTGCCGTAGTAGTAGGGCTCGGTGGACCAGCTCACGGTCAGCCAGAGGCTGAGCGAGATCAGCGCGCCGCCGAGCGCGGCGATGCGGGCGAACAGGCCGACGAGGGTGCCGATGCCGACGGCCAGCTCACCGAGGGCAATGGCATAGCCAAAGCCGACGGGGCTTTTGAGGGAGAGGTCGACGAGGGCCGGGATGGCGGAGATGTCTCGGACGCCTTCCATCATCTCGCCGATGGAACCAGCCCCGCTGGCCGACATGAAGGCGCTGTCGGTGAGCTTGTCCAGGCCCGCGTAGATGAAGGTGACGCCGAGGAAGATCCGGAGCGGGAGCAGGGCGTAGCGGGAAGCGCTCTCCCGCCAGCCGCTGCTTCTGACGTAGCTGGTGTGGCTGTCGGTACGCATGCCGTGAGCCATCGCTCTCGCCGCCTCTCCCGTTGACCCGCGTCGCCCGGTTACCCGTCATCTGACGATACGTACGAAGAGGGGGCCCTGCTCAGTGGCTTGCACCGAATTCGCGAGGCCCGACCCGAAGCCGGGCCGGGGCACTCAGTCCGTCGGCCGGTCCATGGCCTGGTTCGTCTTCCGGTTCATTGCTCGGTTCATCGCTCAGTCCGTGACGTCGATCGTGCAGCGGTTCGTCTCCACGCCCGCGGCCGTGATCACCTGGACGTCGACGCGCCCCGGCTCCACGTCGACCGGGACGGGGACGGTCAGGGCAGCGTCGGACGGGTTGGTGAACCCGCCCGGCACGGGAACGAGCGGCACATGGACGTGCACGGTTCCGATGCGAACGACCATCCGGGCGAGACGGTCGGCGGTCTGCGCGCCGGGGGGCACGAATCCGGCGCCGCGGATCTCGATGTCGTCACCCGTGCGGATGGGGGCGTCGAGATCACCCGCCTCTCGGGCGCGCACCACGGAGAGGATCACCGGTCGGCCGCCCTCGGCGTACTTGCCGGCGAGGTACGTCGCCGCCGACACCAGGACGAGGAGGGCAAGACCCCACGGCAGGTCGGGCAGCTGCTCGGGACGCCGCGCGAGGCGTACGGCGGCGAAGACCATGGCGACGGCGCTGACCAGGACGTACTGCGCGTCCGCGAAGCTGCCGCGGCCCGCGTCGTCGGTGAGCAGGTCGGCGGCCCGAGGCCGGTCGGCGGGCACCTTCTGCAGCCGCTGTCCGAGGACGCGCAGGCCGACCACGCGGCGTACGAGCACGGCGACCGCGCAGGCCACCGCGAGGACCGTCACGGCGCCGGCGGCGCGGGCGAGGTCGAGCCCGGCGATCAGTTCGTCCCGCTCGCGGTGTCCCGAGACCCCGGCGAGCTGGCCGACGAGGACGAGCACGGCGAAGACGACGAGGAGGACCCAACAAGCGGCCACCGCGCGGGAGGTGGAGAGGCGGTTGTCCTCCCCGATCAGCGGCGCGAAGATGCCGCCGCGCGCCCGGTGCACGTATCCGGCGCCGGTCAACAGGCCGCCGACGATCACGGCCGCGAGCAGCCCTGCGGTCCGGGCGAGGGTCCACCCGGTGCCGATCGCGGTGAGCGCCTGGACCAGGAGAAGGACGCCCACGGCCACCCAGACCACGGCGGCCGTGCGGCGCCAGAGCCGGCCGAGCCAGGCCTCGCCGTCGGCCCGGCCGCGTTCGGCGACGGCGCGAGCGGACTGGGTCAGCTCGTCCGACACCCACTGCCGGGAAGCGCCCGCCGAGTGGGCGACCGCGGCGGGCAGCCCCTGTCCGGCCGCCAGCTCGTCGCGCTTGGCGAGGAATGCGGCCACGGCACGTCTATGCCCCTCGCGCGCACCGTGCGGGCAGCCACCACAAGTGCAGCCGCCCCCATGTGCGCCGTCGCGCGCCTCCTGCACCGCCACCGCGTACGCCGCCTTCCCCGCCCTCGTTCGAGCACCGAAACGTGAACTTCCTTGCGATGAAAGGGGATTGTGCCGTACTGGAAGACGATCAGGTCCCCCGGGTCAGGTCAGCGGGGGTGGTTTACCCGTACGCATGTTGACGGCGGGGGCTGACGGCTCGGAGTCGGGCTCACGCAAGGAGATCCGGTTCGCTGCGGCTGATGTCCTGCCACATGGACTGGTAGTTGATCCACGCGACGAGATCGCTGCCGAGTTGCTCGCGCGTCGCCACCGCCTGCTTGTGGCCGATGAGGATCGGGCGGCCCGCGGCCCGCGCGCTCAGCTGGACCTGGCAGGAGCGCTCCATCGTGAGAAACCACCAGGCGGCGGCGTCGACGGAGTCGCCGACGGTGAGCAGCCCGTGGTTGCGGAGGATGACGGCCTTGTGGTCGCCGAGCGCGGTGGCGATCCGCCGGCCCTCGTCCGAGTCCACGACGACACCCGTGTAGCCGTCGTACAGCGCATGGCTCTCGTAGAAGGCGCAGGACTCCTGGGTGATCGGGTCGAGGAGTTCGCCGAGTGTGGACAGGGCGCGGCCGTGCAGCGAGTGGCAGTGCGCGACGGCGACGACGTCGGGCCGCGCCAGGTGCGCCTGCGCGTGGACGGTGAAGGCGGCCTGGTTCACGTGATGGCGGCCCTCGACGACCTGCCCCTCCGCGTTGGCGAGGACCAGATCGCCCACGGTGACGTGCTTGAAGGGCATCCCGAAGGGGTTCACCCAGAAACAGTCCTCGTGCTCCGGGTCCCGCGCGGTGATGTGCCCGGACACCCCGTCCTCGTATCCGAGCCGCCCGAAGATCCGCAGCGCCCCGGCGAGCCGTTCTTTGCGGTACCGCCGTTCGTCCGCCAAAGAGTCGTGCACCGGCGGCATCGCGAACTGCAACCGTTCGACGGGTATCGGTGTGGGCGCCTGCATGTGTCCTCCATCCCTGGCTGTACGGAGCGGAAGTTACCGCCGGTCAGCGCAGGAAGACAGGGGCTGCCTGTGAAGAGAGTGCGCAATCGGGGCGCGAAGCCGGGCCCGGACCGGAGCGCCATACAGGACAGGAGGTGTCGGGTATCGGCGGGACACTCGCCGTATGACGACGAACTGGGCAGTCTTCAGCGCAGCGGAACCCGCCTTCGCTCGGACCGCGGAGGAGCGGTTCGGCCTGTTCACGCACCACGTCCTCGCCACACTCCGCAAGGACGGGTCACCCCGCACGACCGGGCTCGAAGTCCGTTTCCTGCACGGGGAGTTCTGGCTCGGCATGATGCCGAACTCGATGAAAGCGCTCGACCTGCGCCGCGATCCGCGCTTCTCGGTCCAGGCGAACCCCGGACCGGGCACGGAGATGGCCGGCGGCGACATCCGGATCTCCGGGCGGGCGATCGAGGTGGAGGATCCCGAGGTCATCGCGCGGTACGTGGGCGAGGTGGACCCGCCGGACCCGGCCGCGTTCCACCTCTTCCGCACGGAGCTGACGGAGGTGGTCCGGACGTACATCGAGGACGAGAAGTATCTGGCGGTGCAGCTGTGGAAGCCGGGCGCGCCGGCGCGGACGACCAGGCGGACCTGACGTAGGCGAACGGCGCCGCCCACCTCGGTGGACGGCGCCGTCTCAGGGCTGCGGGATGGCTCCCGCCGGGAGGACTACTCCCACTCGATGGTGCCCGGCGGCTTGCTCGTCACGTCGAGGACGACGCGGTTGACGTCGGCGACCTCGTTCGTGATGCGCGTCGAGATCTTCGCCAGGACCTCGTACGGAAGACGCGACCAGTCGGCGGTCATGGCGTCCTCGGACGAGACGGGCCGCAGCACGATCGGGTGGCCGTAGGTCCGGCCGTCGCCCTGCACGCCCACGCTGCGCACGTCCGCGAGCAGCACCACGGGGCACTGCCAGATCTCACGGTCGAGACCGGCCGCGGTCAGCTCCTCACGGGCGATCGCATCGGCCTCACGGAGCAGGTCGAGACGCTCCTTGGTGACGTCGCCGACGATGCGGATGCCGAGGCCGGGGCCCGGGAAGGGCTGGCGCTGGACGATCTCGTCCGGCAGGCCGAGCTCCTGTCCGACCATCCGCACCTCGTCCTTGAAGAGCTGGCGCAGCGGCTCGATCAGCTGGAACTCGAGGTCCTCGGGGAGGCCGCCCACGTTGTGGTGGGACTTGATGTTCGCGGTGCCGGAGCCGCCGCCGGACTCGACGACGTCCGGGTAGAGGGTGCCCTGGACCAGGAACTCGACGGGCTGGTCGCCGGGCGCCTCGGCGACGATCTCCGCCTGGGCCTGCTCGAAGACGCGGATGAACTCGCGACCGATGATCTTCCGCTTCTGCTCGGGGTCGGAGACCCCGGCCAGGGCGCTCAGGAAGCGCTCCTGCGCGTCGACGACCTTGAGCTGCACGCCCGTGGCCGCGACGAAGTCCTTCTCGACCTGCTCGGTCTCACCCTTGCGCATCAGACCGTGGTCGACGTACACGCAGGTCAGCTGCGAACCGATCGCCTTCTGCACGAGGGCGGCGGCCACGGCGGAGTCGACGCCGCCGGACAGGCCGCAGATCGCGCGCTTGTTGCCGACCTGCTCGCGGATCGCGGCGATCTGCTCCTCGACGATGTTGCCGGTGGTCCAGTCGGGCTTCAGGCCCGCGCCCCGGTAGAGGAAGTGCTCGAGCACCTGCTGGCCGTGCGTGGAGTGCATGACCTCGGGGTGGTACTGCACGCCGTACAGCTTCTTCTCGTCGTCCTCGAAGGCCGCGACCGGCACGACGTCCGTGGACGCGGTGACGGTGAAGCCCTCGGGCGCCGCGCTGCACGCGTCGCCGTGCGACATCCACACGGACTGCTCGTCCGGGGTGCCCTCGAAGAGCGTCGATCCGGACTTGGAGACGTGCAGGGGCGTGCGTCCGTACTCACGGGCGCCCGTGTTGTCGACGGTGCCGCCGAGGGTCGTCGCCATCAGCTGGAAGCCGTAGCACATGCCGAAGACGGGGACGCCGGCCTCGAAGAGCGCGCGGTCCAGGCGCGGTGCCTCGTCCGCGTACACCGACGAGGGGCCGCCGGAGAGGATGATCGCGGCGGGGTTCTTCGCGAGCATCTCGGAGACCGGCATGGTGCTCGGCACGATCTCGCTGTAGACCCGGGCCTCGCGGACGCGGCGGGCGATGAGCTGGGCGTACTGCGCTCCGAAGTCGACGACCAGAACGGTGTCGGGGGCGGCGGCAGCGGGGGACGCTGATGGCACGGCGGCGGCCTTCCGGCGTTGAGCGTGAGCTTGAGCGTGAGCTGGGGCTCGTGCGTGAGCAGGGGGTCTGTATTTGTCGATTCTAACGGGCTCGCGGCCACCGCCTTCGTCGCATCCGACGGAGGCCCGCTCCCCGCGCCTCCCCGCACGGCGGGGTCATGCCCCGCGCACCCGGCGACGCGGGACGTCTCAGCATCCGAGCAGCCACGGAACCCGTGTTGACCAGGGAAGCGCGTGTGGGGGCATACTGGCCTCGTGACCAAGCACCTCAGCTTCCTCTTTACCTATGGCAACCGGCCCGCCGGCTGCCATGGTCGAGCTGCTTGATCCACTGACAAGCGACTTCCCAGGCGCCCCGGGCCGACAAGGCCCGGGGCGTTCTGTCATTTCCGGGCCTTGCCGCTCCGGGGCACTCCACCGAGATCCCGCGATCTACGGGATCACCGAGATCCATCCGACGAGGAGCCCCAGATGACCATCGCCACGACCGACAAGACCGGCGCCCGCACCCCCGAGGCCGCCGACGTGATCGAGGGCGCACGTGACCGCATCGACGCACTCGACGACCGCATCATCGGTCTCGTACAGGAACGGATGGCCGTGTCGGCCGTCATCCAGGAGGCCCGGATCAGTTCGGGCGGGCGCCGCGTCAATCTCTCGCGCGAGATGGAGGTCCTCGCGCACTACAGGGACGCGCTCGGCAAGCCCGGCACGTCGCTCGCGATGACGCTCCTCGAACTGTGCAGGGGCCGGGTCTGAGCGCCTCCCGACGCGCCCCGGGCCGCACCGGACCTGAGTTCGGGTCCGCTCTCACCCGTACGGCGCGTGACCGGGCCCGGAGGGACTTCGTTGGTCCCGATGTCCGTGCCAGCCAGGGGCGGGCACGGAAAAACCACGCGTGGCTCCGCTGGAGCGATGAGGCGCACACCTGGTGTGCGCCGTGGGACCTCGCTCCAGAGACGTGACCGGACGGCAGGGGACAGCAGCCCGGTCACCCAGGGAACGGTCGGCTTCGGGGACGCCCGGAGCCGACCGGCCTCCGTCCCTCCGACGTCACCCCAAACGTCACCCC
This Streptomyces sp. NBC_01283 DNA region includes the following protein-coding sequences:
- a CDS encoding pyridoxamine 5'-phosphate oxidase family protein; the protein is MTTNWAVFSAAEPAFARTAEERFGLFTHHVLATLRKDGSPRTTGLEVRFLHGEFWLGMMPNSMKALDLRRDPRFSVQANPGPGTEMAGGDIRISGRAIEVEDPEVIARYVGEVDPPDPAAFHLFRTELTEVVRTYIEDEKYLAVQLWKPGAPARTTRRT
- a CDS encoding chorismate mutase; the protein is MTIATTDKTGARTPEAADVIEGARDRIDALDDRIIGLVQERMAVSAVIQEARISSGGRRVNLSREMEVLAHYRDALGKPGTSLAMTLLELCRGRV
- the guaA gene encoding glutamine-hydrolyzing GMP synthase — protein: MPSASPAAAAPDTVLVVDFGAQYAQLIARRVREARVYSEIVPSTMPVSEMLAKNPAAIILSGGPSSVYADEAPRLDRALFEAGVPVFGMCYGFQLMATTLGGTVDNTGAREYGRTPLHVSKSGSTLFEGTPDEQSVWMSHGDACSAAPEGFTVTASTDVVPVAAFEDDEKKLYGVQYHPEVMHSTHGQQVLEHFLYRGAGLKPDWTTGNIVEEQIAAIREQVGNKRAICGLSGGVDSAVAAALVQKAIGSQLTCVYVDHGLMRKGETEQVEKDFVAATGVQLKVVDAQERFLSALAGVSDPEQKRKIIGREFIRVFEQAQAEIVAEAPGDQPVEFLVQGTLYPDVVESGGGSGTANIKSHHNVGGLPEDLEFQLIEPLRQLFKDEVRMVGQELGLPDEIVQRQPFPGPGLGIRIVGDVTKERLDLLREADAIAREELTAAGLDREIWQCPVVLLADVRSVGVQGDGRTYGHPIVLRPVSSEDAMTADWSRLPYEVLAKISTRITNEVADVNRVVLDVTSKPPGTIEWE
- a CDS encoding PspC domain-containing protein, giving the protein MTDEQPAGTGPQAAPRDPHSATAQEPGGPMVVRTFRRDRRHKKLGGVCAGLGQHCDMDPVIFRIGLALLSVTSGLGLVFYGFAWLFVPFEDEEENEARRLLSGRVDGQALTAVLFALVGCGVFLSLLNNGGALAFAAVLALLLAGAGYWSQQRGTTDPDPVAAQAVADAPPEAKAPPVAGAPSWWRDPIVKDGTHDGISGYFWGPEGVAVEYQPDPPHGRPRPRAPEAAPRPKPQGPRWIGGSVFLGAVLAGALGIVLTWEEQSLGTSLQTGLALALGVFGIGIALSAFLGRTGVGSIVFAVITAALLAGAAALPKDISTSWSETQWKPTAVEQVQPRYEMGTGVGTLDLTRADPGKGQTLSTGAEVGAGQLKVIVPNESTVKLHIEVGVGDIQLPDDHKGDVDIAPGKEESVTLDPVAGSKDGGMLELHVEVGIGQVEVARATS
- a CDS encoding DoxX family protein; this translates as MAHGMRTDSHTSYVRSSGWRESASRYALLPLRIFLGVTFIYAGLDKLTDSAFMSASGAGSIGEMMEGVRDISAIPALVDLSLKSPVGFGYAIALGELAVGIGTLVGLFARIAALGGALISLSLWLTVSWSTEPYYYGNDLAYLMAWLPLILAGASILSVDAMIATRRRHTSGLG
- a CDS encoding class II aldolase/adducin family protein is translated as MQAPTPIPVERLQFAMPPVHDSLADERRYRKERLAGALRIFGRLGYEDGVSGHITARDPEHEDCFWVNPFGMPFKHVTVGDLVLANAEGQVVEGRHHVNQAAFTVHAQAHLARPDVVAVAHCHSLHGRALSTLGELLDPITQESCAFYESHALYDGYTGVVVDSDEGRRIATALGDHKAVILRNHGLLTVGDSVDAAAWWFLTMERSCQVQLSARAAGRPILIGHKQAVATREQLGSDLVAWINYQSMWQDISRSEPDLLA